The genomic DNA acgcagggctgactaccttcaGAAGAGGTCACAGAATGGTAGAAATatcaggccgagacctctcgaggttgtagtgtcaaggaagaagaaactcTGGGCAAGATAGATATTCTacacgcttggcgaccacctGAGACGATAGTGTGTTCTGCGTTTCCAAGGCCGGAAGGACACGCGCTGGTTAGGGCTGCTGAAGAGGTTGTCGGACTCACGCCCTACCAGGGAGTTgaggagcacagcgagctcgttggctggatcaagtggGTCTGACTCCACTTCAGGGAGATCGGGTGAAGCCAGGGATGgagaagtgcagccggatgcAACGGCCATGCCTTTAAGCCGTGCTTCATAGGAGGCACGTCAAagagcaggccaagaaagaagatacTTCCTTGGCCAGATCTTCAATAAGCGATAAACCTTGGCTAAGACCCAAGACTGCCAAAGAAtataagcttcttcttcttctttcttagcactacaacctcgggaggtctcggcctgccatttctagttttctgtgacttaattttacccgtagtaaagtaatcaGCCCTACTTACGGGAACGCGGtctggttgggatttgaatcccggcctcCAAGAATATAAGCTTGCTTGGATGAAAACTTCGAGGATCATAGGATACGGCCATCACTGTTTTGAGATGATCGCAGTAATGATCATCACATCCTGGTATTGCAGTGACAGCGTTATAAGAAAACGTCTTCACTTCTCTCCTCTCGATGTCCTCTCGATAAAAAGCATGTGAAATTCGGGTTCCTTCAAGAACACAATACACACCGCAGCGAACGATGGCATCGCAGTGAGCAACCTAACTCTGGGGTAAAAGGTGAGCCGGAATGGTAATTGATTTAACACGAATTCACATCCAACGAgcccttaaaaaaaaacgccgaaaCGGACGCGGCCGGACCTCGCGCACATTTGACGCCGAAGCACACGCTTCCAACAATAAAGTTCGACTTTTAAACCAGTTTtatgtttcctttcttttctattttttttgtttttctccctgCTACGTGTGAGTTTTTCGCGCACATTCTAAGCCGCTGTTCCGATGCTTCTTCTTTTACCCTTCGGTGTTTGGTGCACTTAGAAACGTCGTACACTGGCGCGTACTGTGTCCCTTCATGCATCTCGAACAACACACGGTACAACATCTGTTGGTGTATATTCACCATCCTTCTATTTACATACCCGCCGTTTTGAGTCACACGTTGCAAAGGCGCACACAAACCACAACACTGCCTGCCGGCCAAGAACCGGCCAAATAGCAACCGAATTGGCgcggttggttttattttttggaggCGAAAGAAATTTACGACCGACCTCTCCCTGTGCATAGCCccgcgacacacacacacacactcccgaGACCCCTCCCGGatggggtggtggtgatggaaaaCAGTGAGCTGCAGTGTGCATAAACGTGAAAAGACATGACACGACAACCTTACGGTGTCCACAGTGACGTGCACAGTAGACGCCCAGAAAGAAgctaataattattatttaaataagtGGACGTTCATTTCAACTGTACAGTTAATtcttttaattattaaaaccacttttgagtaaaaaaaaattgacacAAGGAAATCGTTTGCTAAGTATTTTAAGCTAATACAAATTAAGAATAAGCTCCATCGTATGTTTTCATGTGGGAcgttgaaataaatttatctaCACAGATTAAttcaataaattgaaaaaaaaagtttgagtTAAGTGCAAATTAAAACTAACGTTTCTCTACtatttttgaaattatttaagTTGATAAAATAATACCATTGGGGCACACGGCAgccccggggttcaaatcccatccagaccggctcCCCGTACACAGGGGCTTACTACTTTGCTTACGGGTAAATTCAAGGCAAAGAAAGCCTTGAATGGCCAGAAAGCTTtgaaaatggcaggccgagacctttcaaggttttgtttcaaatgtttTATGGAAAAGAAGCTCTGCTTTACAGAACATTTCGTCATAATTGGAACACTTGAATGGATTGCTAAAGGCAAATCTTCTATGCAGATTCCATTCCAATTTTCCAGATTCCAAAAAGATTCCATTTTTATAAATGAATAGCTCGGAAACGTGTTTATAGTAAAGgttgtaaataaataagtaaataagtaaataaggTTGATTTATGATTAAATTGCTTCCACATATTTCGCTTCTTTTTGTCGGGATGTCATCAAacatttgtttaaatttagatgcttaattgaaattaattacaCCCAAAGAACCTTATCATATAGTTAACTTGAAATAAGTCGTTAAGTTGTCGTTAAGAAGCGAATAAAAAAGGTTGTTTAAGATAAGTTCTTCTAAAGtggtttaataaaaatgaagaaTAAGCTCCATCGTATGTTTTCATGTCTGTcgttgaaataaatttatttcaataaatttaaatttctttacGATAAAAGAGGAATTCTGGGAGCTAAACTTACAGAGATATCTGAAGTATCTTTTATAAACGTTTACTAATTAATATTCAGCTAGATTCAACCGTCATTTGCAGTTAGTTTGCCGTACAGTGTTTATGCTCCTGTTGCCccgtgtgtgttgtgctgccACATCCAGCAGCTCGCAGGGGCAGGGGGTTGGCTAGGTGGGCAGGCATGGCAAGGGAACATAAATTGGCCATCCAAACCATCACCATGTGCGTTCGCCAGCACACCGTCTTAAccggttcctttttttgttttgcatctctcctcccccacccccaccCCTCTTCCTCCACCACCCCACCCACCAACCCGCCTATTCAGCATTCAGCCTCCCGTCAACAACTGCACAAGATAGATGAGCGCAGATATGTTACCTATCCTATCCCGCTCTTACCGTCTCGCGCTGCTTCCTCACGCCGCTGATCCAGCAGGCGGCCAGTAACGAGATGCGCGAGATGCATCTCAATCTCGCGAAACagtcaaaaacacacacacatgatatCGAAATCTTAATGTGCAGAGTTATGTGCGTGAAGACAAACACCCGTGTCACATCGCGCGAATGATTTAAATCTGCAATGGTCATGTGCTCTTTCTCGCTCCCGCATCTCACCGACAGTCGTACGTGCGAACGAGACGGACTGTATGTTTAACGCGCTGCTCCGGATGTAAGAAAGAGAGCGTCCGAGAGCGAACAGCATCACTGGCCCaaaagcagaagcaaaaagaGAGCGCCGCTCGTGGTGCTGTGTATTGCTGCCCGTATCTTAGCCCGGTGGTGGAAGCGAGACGACATGCTGGGCCATTTTcgttaaattttttatttgcagtCCCGTAGTCACCGTGGACAAATGAAGATGGGACCATCGCTGTTATTTTTCCATAACGGCCACTAAACATTTCCACACagttttccacaccaacgaACGCTTTCCACCAACACTACTAACCTTTCGCTTCAAAATGGTCACCAGCACTGCAATCGATACTCGCGCGAACACGCCAAAAAGCACACTAAACTGTCGGACACGGTACGAAAACGCTACCACACCACTCCTTTCGCGCTGAGCAAAAGATTTTGATATCCTCCTTTGTACGTCGGTCGCgccgcgcacacacaaacacactcaggcACGCATGTTTTTCGTTGTCTTCCGTTCTCGCTCACACGTTCGCGCCCTCAACCGCGCTCCTGCACTTTTGCGAGTGTTGCTTTCTCTTTTACTCTCCAGCGACTCTATAGGTACTCCGCTTTACTCACCCGTCCAAAATGCTTGGAATGTACTCCTTctgtctcactctctctctctttctctctcacacattcacaaaaaaacacttttacgCACAGTTCCAACTGTTTTGCTGGATTAGGTGGTCTATTTAGTCGTATTTTACTCGAAACTTATCGACCGTACATTACAATGAACTAGCAAATATGCTTTCCGTTTGCTTTCTGGATGAAATGCGATACTGCTGGTCGCAATATTTGTGTCCTCCTCAATTTAAACGAGCACGAGCTTGTGTGTATTGTTCAGTGGTCCAGGATGACAGCTGCTGGTATGGCTGTCCGGCGGTATAGTTCGCGTGGTTGAATACTGCTTGAAATCGTTGTGTTTGACTGAATTGGTgggtttgaatatttttttaccaaaCAACGGCATTTTTGTTCAAACAAAAGGATAAAATTGATAGTTCGTTTTATTGAACGGAAAAACTACTGGTAGGCGCCTCAGTTTTTACATACTAAGCTCTTTTACTGGAAGTGCGAAGGCGAAATACAGAAGCGCTATTCCtgctaaatttattattttgatctcgcaaagaaaatggaaacaacCAACAGCTTTTAACAAACTTATAGAACAAACGTGAAGATTTTGCGTTACATAAACTACCATTTTGTAGGGTAAATTTCATACCGTGAGGCTGATTTACATGGAAATATTAATTGCCGATTCCCAACACCGCTGATCACGGCTAACACGTAATAACATATACGCTCCCTTATTTAAATGGAAATTCAGACTATTTCAAATCCATTTAACCAAATCTAAAGTCTGTTATTTAAAACACTTCAAATCTCAAACCAAACGCAAGAATATCGAAGAAAAAGTTCagcttttctctttttgtttgctctccaTGTTTAGCAAACGTGCTATTTTCCGTGCAGAAGATGCTAACGCTGTCAACTCAACTGTACCGTATAAACATTCCAAGCCGTGACACGAACTTGACAGCTTGTcatccacatacacacacaaaaaaaaacgctgcgaagaaaacaaacaacgaaaCAGGTACAACTCGGCAAAAGTATCTTCACGAAACTTTACACAAATTTTACACACGCAACCAATCATTGCACACCGTTTTGCGAAATTGGCGATTGCGAATAAGCATTGTGTGCAGAGTTTGACTGAGTCTGCGTGTGGTTTCTGGTAAGCAAGTGTTTCATCCATAAACCGGAGCGTATTCTGCTGTTcgccaaactgcagcaaacaGAGGGCAGTGAAGAAGAAGTGCTCACAGAAAGTGGGAATAACAAAGATTGCTGCTCCCAGGATCCCAATCGGTATTTTCCTATCTGCAAGGTTTTTCCCGTATGCGTGGGCGTATGTTGGTAAATAGAAAAACCAATTTCCCTTGCTTCCTCTTCTCAGCAGCAAAGGGATGGACAGTCTATGATAAGCGTGTGAGGGAGAGTGTGATGTTACGCCCCTCACCTTATATATgattaaaattgtgtttgTGCTAAGGATGCAAAGGCAAAGTGCAATGGATAAGTGCAGCACATGGGAAAACAACGCCCAGTCTCTCCCCCAACCGAAGGTCAAAAACGGTACAAAATTTTACAATCAGTGAACGTTGCCGTTTTCCTTCGCCTATGCGTCATGGTGCTTCCCAGCGCGAAAAGAAATCGTCTTATCACACACAATGCACACCACTGTTGTGCAAGTGGTTATGTGTGTGAATTGTCGTGCCTTTCGCCCCCTTCACTCCGCTCCTCCCACAACCCCCAAAAGCCATACCAAAATGTTATCCAGATAGCAAACGAAGCCAGCTTACCCAATTCCTTATTTTTACACTCGAAATTATGGGAAGCCCTTTAAAAAGATCGGCGTCCTTGTGCGCTCCTTCGTCAGTACATCAAGCCTGGTAGGGGGCGTGAATCATGcaggaaaaacacactttCCATGGCCTTCCTGATCCATAACGGCCGACTAGACGTGAATGAAATCGAATTTCTTTCGATTCGTGTTATTGCAATCGTAAATTGATTACAAACGTGACCTCTACTGCGACACCCGCCCAATCGCGTGAATTAGTTTCATTTAGTAGTTTTTTCTTCGtcggtcgttcgttcgttcgtgtggCTGGTGTGAAGAAAATCGCCCTCGCCGACAACAGATAAGTGGCAAAAGTGAATATTAATTCACTTTTTATCACCCTTGCGGCCACAGCGAATGCTTCCGCCATTGCCGCTGCCTTCCATTTTACGCGCTATATATGTCCACTTCCGGTCTCCGTTGGGACGGACGTTCGGGCCGAGATAGTGAAAGAAAGTGTGCAGTGAAGCTTGTACATGTATTTCGCGTATCACAAAACGATACCGATGCGTGCGTACTTGTTAATTACATTAAATATTAATGATTTATCTTTTCGTTCGCTTTCCCTGTTTCTTCCTTTAGTTTCCGCTCTCCTACAACAGTTGCAGTATCTTTGCACCGATCGAAGTAAGCTGCGGACCGGATTTCGAACGGCTGCTTGGATTAAACACATAAGATAAGAAGATACATTGCGATAAAAGAACCAGGAGCAGAAATCCGGTCACTAGAACGGAGGGAACAGCGCCATCACCATGAGCAGAAAAAATGAAACGGAACGGCAGAAGCAGATACAGGAAAAGTGTCAAATGCTGCTAACGAAGATGCTGCGGGACGATGACAACAAGTACTGTGTCGACTGTGATGCGAAGGGACCACGCTGGGCGTCTTGGAATTTGGGCGTTTTCCTTTGCATACGCTGTGCCGGCATCCATCGTAATTTGGGCGTGCACATTAGCCGGGTAAAGTCGGTTAACCTGGACAGCTGGACACCGGAACAGGTGGTAAGTTAaagcgtgtgtatgtgtgggtttgtgtgtgttttttgggtGAGCGAGCACGTGACACACCAGGACACACGCAGCAAGATCAAAGGCAGATAACGCAAGGGaaatgggggaggggggggggggtcagGGTGGGATGCCGGTGTGTGGCGCCCATGCGCCGTTGCGCTCGTGGCCTACACGTCAATCCCGGTGTGCCTTAATTAATTGCTTTATTTCCGCCTTATTTCTCTTCCTTCCATCCACCTGACCTTAGGCAGTTGGTGCGAGGGGAAtgattttggattttttttgtttgttttcggggTATCCTCGGGGTGCTGAATGCCGAGATTCGTGTGTTGATGTGGTAATGAAAGATAAGGAAGTGAATTAATTTCTCTTCGTCACGCGTTAACTGTCCTTTCCAACGAAGACCTTACTTCATCTCAGATTAGACCTCTATCGGTATGAACGCCTCAAATAGACTTTACGGGCTAGATCGTcgggtgtcattctcatgacatgtctAACACATCGGAGTCTGGCAAGTCTTTTGTCTTTTGACCTTTTGGGGGACGGGGCACCATCGACAACAGGCAAAGCTTCTTCGTAGAAGCCCCTATACAAGGTTCCGCTCAagatgttttctttctttgaaATAGTACTCTTCCGAagcttaaaattattttcctcTGAACGTCTGTGAGCTACCCCTTTGATGTTCTGATAAGAATGTTGAAATGACTAACTTCCCCCTCCCCAAAATCCTCTTCTTCCAGGTATCACTCGAACAAATGGGCAACTCGCGGGCCCGTGCCGTATACGAAGCGATGATACCGGACGGCTTCCGGCGCCCCCAAACCGATTCCGCACTCGAGAGCTTCATCCGCGCGAAGTACGAACACAAGAAGTATCTTGCCCGCGAATGGGTGCCGCCGCCCGCACCGAAAGTCGACTGGGACCGTGAAATCGACGAAGAGATCGAACGGCAAAAGCGCAAGAAAAAGGCTTCCGCTTCCgggggcggtggtggtggtatcggGTCGGTCAGCGGATCGCTGTCGCTTTCGTCACCCGCCGACAAGAAGGTGCACGGTTCCACCGGTGCGTCCCCATCGTCGACCGGTTCCTCGTCGGGTGCCGCTGTGCCAAAGCTGAAAGCACCTGCCAGCAGTATGAAAGCGTCCAGCCGGACCTCGGTTGTGTCGCTGAACAGTTCCACGTCCTCCGTAACCTCggacgcagcagcagccactgCCACCCTGGCGAACAGCAGTGGGTCGGGGAATGTGGTCGGTGGTAACACAAGCGCCGGCACCGATCTGTTAGGACTTTCGCTCGGCGAGGGCAGCATAGCGATGAATCACGGTGGCGTTGGTGGTAGCAAACCGGCCAACGGACTATCGACCGGTAGCAATGGGATGGATTTGCTCGAGCGGAAAAGCAACGAAACGGACGATTTGGCAAAGGTGGAAGCGGATTTTTTCAACCAATCCGGCACGGCCGGCAGTGGTACGGATGCGAGCGGTAAGCTTACGAAGGACAAAATTATGGCTCTGTATGGTGCGGCACCGAGTACGGTGCCACCGGTCGGTGCCGGTGGGTTCGGTGCGCCAGGTTTCGGTGGATTCCAGCCGGCCGGCAGTACATTACCGCCTGCCGCAAATGCACCGGCCGCCACCCTACCGTTCAACGGTGCTGGCGGTGGGGGCATGATGCCAGCGAACGCGTTCGGTGCATTCCAAACGTTCCCGGGGCTGAACGGTGCCCCCGGGCAGCAGTATCCCATgatgggtggtggtgtggcaCCGGTTGCGGGCGGTGTTCCACCGCAGCTGGTGTACAATAATGGTGCCCCGAACATGATGCCGGCCGGTGGCGCCATGTTCAACGCACCGGGTGCTGCCGGCGGTGTTCCGCCCGGTATGGTTCCCTCCCCGTACGGAGCGACGATGCCACAGTACGGTGCCGGGTTCCCGCCGATGGTAGGCATTCCACCGCAGCACGGACAAGCAATGCCCGCGACAGCAGCGTTCGCCAGCTTTCCTAAGACCGTCccccatcagcagcagcagcagcagcagcaggacaagCTAAGCAATCAGTTCGGTACGATGAATCTGCGGGATGTGTGGCAATAGAGGAAAAGGACCTGCCTGGGGCCGAGTAACTTATATCCTTAGATCCACACCATCATCGTCACGTTTTTTTCCCGTccggccaaaacaaaaaacgaaaaaacaacccccccccTATCCGATGCAAGAACCGGAACGTAGAAACTACGACTAAAACAACCTATCCGAGAGCGGGgcgtaaaaaaaagggggcaGGGGGGAAGTTAGCTGTAGCGAGGAATAGTAGGGCAATTACTTATTTAgctaaacgaaacaaaagagGAAAACACTCTACTAACTACTAGGTATCACAAGTACACACCTGTTCCTATGGGTGTACGGCCGAATCGCGGTACGGCGGTGGGTATGCGTTCCTATGGCAACGGCGCGCGAATCGTTTGCACCCGGTACCGCGATTCGTCCGAACAGGTGTTGGTAATTGGTAGGATAGATTTTTTCTACCGGGAGTGACCGCGGCGCTCAGCCATCCTGCAGGCGCCTCCGGCCGTATCTGGCGCAGTTAGTTAGACTGGCAGTGAGCTGGGATGGGATGAGTTAGATGAAACACACAATATATCTACTGTATAATGTATAGGATTACGAACGATCAGGAAGGACAAAACGGGGAAGGagcgggaagaagaagacaagaaaacaCAGGGACAAGAACCGATTATAATAGGATTcctattttcctttccttggtgggttttggtttttgcatCGGTTTGCTACACTGCTAATGAATGGAAGAGTATATAGAGATATATAGTATTATGGTATTATTACTACACATCGCagttggctgtgtgtgtgcgtgtgtggtcaGGTGCGTTTCACTGTAGTAGATAAACGACTAATGACTGACCGATTTCCCCCGTCAGTTTAATAACTCTAATCCAATGTGCAAAACGGAGGGGAATCGTTTAAAGCAAAACCACTAACAACTGCAATCGTAATCGTCTACACAAACGAGACACGcacgagagagaaaagggaGAGTTAGGAGGAAGAAGGAAGCGATAAATCCCGTAttaggtgtgtatgtgtataaGTTTTACATctcgtgttttgttgtttgtgtgtttatttgcaGGAAGCAatagaacgaaacgaaaccgaaaTTGTTGGTGGGTACGCTAGCGAGTGGGCCTCTTCATTTTCTATCCTATATTCCGATTTTTCGGGTGCCGAAAACCACTGTGGTCAACCATACCGGACAAACGATCTAAACCAATTTGCTTATACcgagcactcacacacacacactgttgcaTTTGGTGGTTGCATACAGTTTCATGTTCTTTATTTCTTCTCGATAGTTCGCAGGAGTCGCTTAAAGTAGTAGAGTtatgaaataattttacattCACTGGCACACGGCGTGCGTCGTGTCTAGAAGCTGCCCAAACCGAGCGGTTTCCGGCCAGGCCACTGTTCCTTGGcgtatt from Anopheles stephensi strain Indian chromosome 2, UCI_ANSTEP_V1.0, whole genome shotgun sequence includes the following:
- the LOC118503967 gene encoding stromal membrane-associated protein 1; this translates as MSRKNETERQKQIQEKCQMLLTKMLRDDDNKYCVDCDAKGPRWASWNLGVFLCIRCAGIHRNLGVHISRVKSVNLDSWTPEQVVSLEQMGNSRARAVYEAMIPDGFRRPQTDSALESFIRAKYEHKKYLAREWVPPPAPKVDWDREIDEEIERQKRKKKASASGGGGGGIGSVSGSLSLSSPADKKVHGSTGASPSSTGSSSGAAVPKLKAPASSMKASSRTSVVSLNSSTSSVTSDAAAATATLANSSGSGNVVGGNTSAGTDLLGLSLGEGSIAMNHGGVGGSKPANGLSTGSNGMDLLERKSNETDDLAKVEADFFNQSGTAGSGTDASGKLTKDKIMALYGAAPSTVPPVGAGGFGAPGFGGFQPAGSTLPPAANAPAATLPFNGAGGGGMMPANAFGAFQTFPGLNGAPGQQYPMMGGGVAPVAGGVPPQLVYNNGAPNMMPAGGAMFNAPGAAGGVPPGMVPSPYGATMPQYGAGFPPMVGIPPQHGQAMPATAAFASFPKTVPHQQQQQQQQDKLSNQFGTMNLRDVWQ